CATAATGATCGAATAACTGCTTACAATATGGTGACCCTCTTGGAAAAAACGTTAAAAGATTCGATAAAAAAAGGCAATTGCATATTTGGGCAAAGACAGGTTGCCATGACTGCATCAAAGGCAAAGCTCATAGTGGTGTCAGAGTCTGCAGAGTCTAATTTTGCTGATAAACTCAAAGTTCCATACAAGGTATTTGATGGCACATCTGTTGCACTAGGCAAATTTTGTGGCGTACAGTTTAGAGTCTCGACAGTGTCAATATTGTCTATACCTGATGCCACAGTCCGATCAATAATTGGAGAGGGCGAAAATAATGCATAAAATAAGTTTAAATGTCAGTTACAAAAACTCTGATAGAAAGGCATTCAAATGAAACAATCTATAAAATTATCTACAGAACAATTACAGTATATCTCACTGTTTCAAAAAATCACGTATACACAAGCAAAAGATTGCATCGAAGATGAAAAACTCGATCGTGTGATATTCATAGTTGAACCTGGTAATCTAGGCAAAGCTATAGGCAAGGGTGCGATCAACATAAAATCACTAAACAATAAAATTCAAAAAAACATAGATATTGTAGAATACGACAAAGATCCAAAAAAATTCATTGCAAATGCGATAAATCAAAAACTTGTAACTGACGTAGAGATAACAAAAGATGATGATGGACTATCTCGTGCAACCGTTATAGTCGATGCAAATAACAAAGGTCTTGCAGTTGGACGTAATGGACGCAACGTAGAGAGGGCAAAAATTATTGCCCGTAGATATTTTGATATTGTAAACGTAATGATAGACACGCCGCAAAAGGCAATGATGGAGTTGTAATGTAGAATGGCAAAATCTCCACTTGGTTTGTTTGCAGGGCGCGTTTTACGATTAAAACGTAAAAAACAACGTTGGGCAATCTCTAGATACAAACGACGCGAACTAGGGCTTGACCGTAAGGCAAACCCGTTGGCAGGCTCTCCACAAGCGCGAGGCATTGTTTTAGAAAAAGTTGGTGTAGAAGCAAAACAGCCAAACTCTGCAGTCAGAAAATGTGTTAGAGTACAATTAATCAAAAATGGCAAATCCATCACAGCATTTTTGCCACGTGATGGAGCCATGAACTTTATTGATGAACATGATGAGGTACATGTGGAAGGAATGGGTGCAACACAAGGTGGTGCAATGGGAGATATCCCTGGTGTACGGTTCAAAGTATTCAAAGTTAATGACACCTCATTGCACGAGCTAGTCATAGGTAAAAAGGAGAAGCCTAGAAGATGACCGAAACAAAAAATATGCTATTGTTTAGAACATGGGACACATCTGGAATTGAAATAATCGACCCTGGTTTAAAGACCTCGATATCGCTACGTAACTCTGTATTGCCATATACATACGGCCGTTCGGCATTAAAGAGATTTAATAAAAATGACACAAATATTGTCGAAAGACTTGCCAACAAGCTGATGCATTTTGGTAAAAAATATGCAAAAAACACTGGACGTATGGCTGGTAAAAAAACACGTGCAATAAACACAGTAAAGGCAGCATTTACATTAATTGAACTGAAAACAGGTAAAAACCCCGTGGAAGTTTTGGTGCGCGCTGTGGAAATGTCAGCTCCAAATGAAGATACAACTAGAATCGTTTATGGTGGTACAGTCTATCATGTCTCAGTGGATGTCTCTCCAATAAGACGTGTAGATTTGGCATTGCGCTTTATTGCCGACGGCGTAAAAGAAGCTGCATTTTCAAACCCAACAACAGTTGAAGAATATTTGGCAAATCATCTAATCCTTGCTGCTGCAAACGATCAATCTGCACCATCTGTTAAGAAAAAACACGAGCTAGAACGTATAGCACAAGCTTCTAGATAGAAATAGCCCGAGGCAGATTCGAACTGCCGCCCCCGCGTATCTTCTCCAAAGAACCAGAGCGCGAGATCCTTGATCTGGTGTTTTATACCAATTGACCGCTAGACTATCGGGCTACAATGTAACGCACTCTTATGTTGAATATAATCATTCGTAGGAAATTGTGTATATGTGATTAGTTACAAAAAGTATACTTGGCAATTCATGATGATGGGTTTATGATACGTTACATTAATAGATAACAAGATTGTATACTAGTCAAGCCGGTCATAGCGTCAGGGTGCGACCCAATCCCATTCCGAACTTGGAAGTCAAACCTGATGTCGCTGTTGTGTTACTTAGATGCGAGAGCTCTTGGGAAGCAACAGTGCTGGTGTTTATTCATAAATTTACACAATCTATAAACACACAGACAACGGGAACATTATTGTTGGTAAACTGTACAGTATGTGGAGAGAGTTTCGATGATGATGTGAGATTTCTTAACCACATGATGATAAAACATGGATTTAGAAATCCCAATGTAGGTAAACCTGATAGAAATAGTCGAGGATACTAAATCTATAGTCGTATTTTTTGTGATTGCCGTATCAGACTTGCGGATCTAAAAAATACTGCTTTTGGTTCTTTACATGTAGTGCAAGATACATTTTGAATATTGCCGTATACTGACTGGGGGATCTTTCCAACTAGCGCATAAATCATGTAATGTAATAACGGTAACAATGCCGATCTACCACCAAATGCAAAAGTTTGATCCAATACCCAAAACATCTTTGTTGCATATGGACCTAGAACAGAACGTATACGCACGCCTTCTTTTGAATAGTGACCGATCAATGATATTCTATGACGTCCAAAAAAGGATATTGCTTTTGCAAATAATGAACATACACTACATGCATCATCGTATATGACGATAGGTGTTTGTATTGAAAAATCCATGCAATACTGTATACCTTAGTAGGTTTTAAATTTTAACATATGGAATCAATATATCGTGTGTTGAAACTTGTATCTGTAAATGTGGTATATGCGACCTCGTACTAGAATCAAAAGAGCATCTGCGTCTAGAATTAATAAAATAATTCTCTATTTATGTATAAAATCATGGAATATGTGTTGTATCCATTAACGTAGATTTTTATTTATTCTCTAAACGTTTGTGTATATTGGGTTTAAACTATTGCAAAATTAAAAAAAATGTCAAAACAGCACGTAATTTAGTCATAGATGGAACAACCGATGCTGGCTCTGGCCATCCGGGCGGTTCATTTTCTATGGCAGAGATTGTGGGAACATTGTTTGGAAAACACCTGAGATACGATCCCAAAAATCCATCATGGGAGGACAGGGATCGCCTTGTGCTCTCAAAAGGACATGCTGCACCAGGATTGTTTTCAAATCTTGCTGTTGCAGGATATTTTGATAGTTCGCAGCTTTTGACACTGCGTAAGTTTGAAAGTAAACTACAGGGACATCCTGATTTAAAATGTCCTGGCGTGGAATTTTGTGGAGGTTCACTTGGAATTGGACTCTCATTCTCACTTGGCGTTGCACTTGCAGGACGTATGGACAACAAAGACTATCATGTATATACAATAATGGGTGATGGAGAATCCAACGAAGGGCAGGTATGGGAAGCTGCAATGGCTGCATCTAAATTCAAAACGGATAATCTTACTGTAATATTGGATCGAAATTTTATTCAACAAGATTCGTTTACGGAAAAAATAATGCCGCTTGATGAGTGCCTCTTGGATGATAACATATCAAAGATGTGGAAAAATTCATCAAGGTGGCGTACGGGAGCAAAATGGAAAGCGTTTGGTTGGAATGTCATAGAGATAGACGGTCATCGTATAGAACAAATATCTGATGCAATAAACTCTGCAAAGAAAACAAAGGGTATGCCAACTATAATCATAGCACGTACCATAAAAGGTAAAGCGGTAGAACATATGGAAGATAATCCTGCATGGCACGGCAAGGCACCTGCATCAGATATTGCACCAATAATACGATCAGAACTTGATATGCAATTTTCAATCGCCCCATCTATAATCGCCGGAGATATGCAAAATTTGGACAAAGAGGTTGAAAGATGCGTTGACGCAAGAGCCGATATGATACACATGGATGTGATGGATGGAAAGTTTGTATCAAACAAGACATTTGGATATGAAAAACTAGCCCAGCTACGTCTTCTTACCGTAATACCATTTGATACGCATCTTATGATAAAAGAACCTCTAAAACATGTAAAAGAATATGCAGAGGCAGGTAGTGACATCATTACCGTACATGCAGAAGAATGTGATGAATACTCGTTTGGCGAGATACACGACTATCTACATTCAAACGATATAGGGATAGGTCTTGCCATAAACCCCACTACGGAACTACCAGAATGGTCTGTAAAGTTTTCCACGACATTAGATCAGGTGATAGTAATGTCTGTCATACCAGGCAAATCGGGTCAAAAATATATTGAATCTTCACACAAAAAAACACAACATACGGCAGAAAAATTATCATCTGATGGATTCAAAGGTGTCATCGAGATTGACGGTGGAGTAAATTTGGAGAATGCCAGAGCATGTTTTATTGACGGAGCACGCTCCTTTGTAGGAGGTGGCTCAATGGTGGGAAGATCTAACGTGCGTGATGCAATACACGAATTTAGACAAACTCTGCTTCAAACTAGGCGTTCATTATTGATTAAAAAAGCTAATGATCTTGGAGGTGAGGAATTAGTTCAAAGATGGATAAACCTGCACTTGGGAGAAAAACGTGACAAATTGTTGACAATACGACAGGAGAATGCATCACAATGATCTCAAAACCACAAGGAGATATGCGAAGTGCGTACGGAGATGCATTATTAAAACTTGGAGAATTAAACCCAAACGTCGTGGTACTAGGCGCTGACACCACTGACTCGTTAAAGACATCTGGATTTGGCAAAAAATATCCAGAGCGCTTTTTCAACGTTGGAATAGCCGAGGCCAACATGGTATCAATAGCTGCAGGTCTTGCAATATCTGGAAAGACTGCATTCGCAAGCACGTATGCAATATTTCTTCCTGGACGTGCAGTGGATCAGATACGAAACGCTGTATGTTATCCGACGCGTCCAGATAAAAAAGGACTGGATGTGAAACTAGCTGTCTCGCACGGAGGACTCTCAGTTGGAGCCGATGGCGGCTCGCATCAACAGCTAGAAGATTTGGCAATAATGCGCTCAATACCGCATATGAGAGTGTTCATGCCTGCTGACTCTGTCTCAGTCTCTGCCATGACTTGCACGATGGCATCAACGTACGGACCATTTTACATGAGAATGGCGCGCTCTAAAACTCCGATAATCCACCAAAATGAGACCGAGTTTGTCCCGGGTGGTGCAATAACATTACGTGATGGATCTGACTGTACGATTGCTGCATGTGGTATTACAGTGTCGATGGCATTGGATGCAGCAGAATCCCTTGCATTGGATGGTATTTCATGTAGAGTGTTGGATGTTTATTCTATAAAACCGATAAACGTCAAACTACTTGAAAAGGCAGCTAGAGAGACTGGTCGCATTGTAACATGTGAGGAACACAACATAATGGGTGGATTTGGTTCTGCTGTAACAGAGTCTGTCGCCGAGACGTATCCTGTACCAATAAAACGTCTAGGTGTACAAGACTCGTTTGGTGAATCATGTCGTGATTCTGAGATGCCGCAGCTACTAGCCAAGCATGGAATTACCTCTCTTAATATAGCCCATACGATAAAAGAGTTGCAATCAACATGAAAATATTTCTTGATACTGCAAACATGGAAGAGATACGCAAGTACAACAAGATGGGATTACTTGATGGCATCACTACAAACCCTACGCTACTATCTAGAGAGATTGGTGAGAATCCACATACGGTTATGAAAGATATTGCAAAACTAGTGGGCGGCGATGTGAGCTTGGAAGTCATAAGTTTGAAAAGTGAAGATATGGTAAAAGAAGGTAAAACACTTAGACAGTACGGACAAAACGTGGTGGTAAAATGTCCAATGACCGGAGAAGGATTGCGCGCATGTGCAGAGCTTACTGCACAAGGAATTCCTGTCAACATTACGTTGATCTTTTCAGCAAATCAAGCACTACTTGCTGCAAAGGCAGGAGCTAGATACGTCAGCCCATTCATAGGGCGACTTGACGACATTGGGCAAAATGGAATGCAGATCATACGTGATATTCGTCTGATATTTTCAAATTATAAAATGACAACGCAGATACTAGTAGCAAGTGTAAGACATCCTATACATGTACTAGAAGCTGCAAAGGCAGGAGCTGACGTTGTAACATTACCTCCAGCTGTTTTAGGAAAGATGTTAAAACATCCTCTGACAGACTTGGGAATAGAGATGTTTCTTGCAGACTGGAAAAAAACTCAAAACTAAATTCCAGATGTGTCTGCCTTTGTAATCTCTAAAAATACCTTGTCACCAACTCCGAGATTCATTTTCTTGTATTCTGGTATATCCATCCGTATAGATGTAAGTGATTGATTTGCACCACCTGAGATCATTTTGTTGATATCTTTCATCATATCGTTCATATTTGTAAATCCGGTAACTTTGGAACCTAGGAAGGTTTGTGGACTTTGCATACCATCTTTTACGTCCTTTGAAGATGTAAGTGATATTATGACGGAAGGTGATCCATCTTGTAGCGCATCTATGCTCTTTACAACAAACTCTTTCTTCATACTCTATACAGTTCTATACGGTATTTTAAAGGCTACGCGTATGCAATTCCATATGTTTGTAACAAGATCTTGTACGCGAAAATGAGTATATATGACACAGATCGAGTCTACATTCCATGAAAACGGCATTTATATGCATTCTCGCAGGTTTATTCATCTCCATGATGCCAATATTTGTAGCAGATGCTCAAGAACAGACGATTCCAGAGTGGATAAAAGAATCTATGGAATATTGGGTACAAGGAGATACCACCGATCGGGAATTTCTGGATGCAATAACGTATCTACTAGATATGGGAATTATTATGGTTGAACCACAGCCTGAAATTGATGAATTGACCATCGGATTCATACCTATTGAAAAAGCCCAAAGCGTATCTGCACAGGCTAGCGCCTTTGAATCATACTTGGAGACCAAAATGGCAGGAGTGGATATAATGATTACAATACCTACAGATTATGAGACCATAATAGAGGGCATGAGATTTGGTCATATCGATGCTGCATTTATGGATACAGGACCTGCATGGATAGCCCACGAGAGAACAGGTGCAGAGGTCATACTTGCAGAGGTAATTAATGGAAAGATAAACTATCAGGCAACGGTTTGGGCTCTAGCTGACGATGACAGTATACAAGAGATCTCTGATCTAGTCGGAAAACGTGTTGCATTTACCAGTATAACTGGCTCATCTGGATTTATTCGACCTATGGGTACACTCGTTACAGAAGGTTATGTGGAAATAAAAGGCAATGATATCATCTCTCTAGAGAAAACACTAGACGAATCTTTTGAATCACATACGTTTGCTGGAGGATACAAGGGAGCTTTAACACTACTACTCAACAAAAATGTGGACGTTGCATTTGGATCTGATATTGCACCACAAAAATATCTTAAACCTCAAGAACAATCAAAACTTCGAGCAGTAACTACGTTAGGACCTGTACCATCTCATGTATTCGTGACTAGCCCAAATCTACCTGATTCTACAATCAAATCTCTTACAGATGCACTAGTAGATCTTAATGGCATGGAGAATAACCACATATTACAAGACTTGTATGGAGCTGAAGCGCTGTTGCCTACAACGACAGAGATGCACATTGGAGAGTTTGGAACATTTATCAATGTCCTTACTGGTCTAGATCAGCTGATCTTGGACAAATACAACAAGTCCAAATAAGCGAGTTGAATCTTGTCTTACATGTCTATAACATGTAACCGACTCGTCCAAATGAACGGCGTGTGGGCATATTACAACAAAAATCATCCTATATTATGTAATGTAAACATGTCAATAGAGCGAGGATCAAATTATGCCATAGTAGGCAAGTCTGGTTCAGGCAAATCCACACTACTTCGTGTAATAAACGGTATGATGTTGGCTGCAAAAGGGGCAGTATCTGTAGACTATATCCATCCGAATCTACGTGATAAAAAATTCCGTACAAAGATGACAAAAATCGGATACATTCCACAAAATCTTGGCCTAGTACGAAATACTTCTGTACTAGACAATGTTCTTATCGGAACATTACCGCGCATTAGTATAGCACGATCTCTTCTTCGAATTTTTCCAGAAAAAGAGATTGAATATGCAAAACACGTACTAGAGATTGTGGGTCTTGATGGAAAAGAAGAGAGACATACACATATGCTAAGCGGTGGGGAGAGACGTCGTGTTGCAATAGCTAGAGCCCTTGCACAAAAACCAATATTGTTGCTAGCTGATGAAATTGTATCTGAACTTGACATGGCTACTGCATACGGCATAATGGACATTATATCAGAAGCGCAGAAAAAATTCCAACTGACAGCTATAATGGTACATCATGATATCAATTTAGCTCTAAAGTATGCAGACAGAGTTGCAGTCATCAACGAAGGTAAAAAGGTGTTGGAGATTGGTGTTGATGGAGATAATATTGTAGACTTTCAAACAGGCGATCTAACACAAAAACAGATACTGGAGATGTATAATGATTGAGTCCAAAAGGTAATCTTGTAACATGCATTACAATTGCAATAGTGGTTGTGGCAATGTCTGCAAATATCGGAGCAAATCCACTTGACTTTATAGATGGTGCTCCTAACCTGATGATCATCGCAAAAGAGATGACAAATATAGATCCAAAATTGTTAGATACTGCGTTTTGGGCAATGTTGGAGACGCTGCAGATGGCATTTGTTGGAACTATAGCAGGCGTTGTAATGGGGTTGCCACTAAGTCTGCTCTCTTCAAGAAACATCTCTTCAAGATGGGTCTATATCCCAATTCGTTCTCTACTTGCGGCCATACGTACATTTCCATCCATATTGTGGGCGATATTATTTGTCATAGTGGTTGGTACTGGAACATTTGCCGGTGTTTTGGCTATAACCTTGTATACTATTGGATTTGTGACAAAGCTCCAATATGAAACAATAGAGTCAATCGATGCAGATCCGATGGAGGCAGTCTCTTCTATTGGTGTATCAAAATGGCAGCTTGTAAGATATGTGGTTATACCAGAATCTGCCACACATATTTTGGGGCATGCATTGTATATGTTTGATTATAATGTCAGGCAGACTAGCATACTTGGACTTGTAGGAGCTGGGGGCATTGGATTTTACATTATAACATATATCAAATATTTTGATTATGGTAGTGCCATGATATTCATGGCAGTTGTTTTGGTTACTGTCTTGTCAATAGATTGGATTAGTGTGAGAGTTCGAGATGCATATGTAGTAAAACCACAAAAAGGAACAAGTGCAAAATAAACCAACATCGTATGATATGATATACTTTATGCTAACGGTATGGACATAAGGAGAGTGGTGGTCTCTTTCGATCTCTTGAATGGGTTACTGTGAGATTCAAGATATGATTATTTGTTTAACAAACCTAGAATATGAAAAAATTTTTTATCAAAAATAAACTATACTAAAAATTTCAAAACCCAAAAGTAACTATATTTGAAAGTTAACATTGATAATCTTGTAACGTATAAAATAATAATTGTGGTAATATTTTCAAATAATAATGAAAAAATTCTTAATACAAAACTATCAAATATTATACGAGTTGAAATATTAAGAGAAAACTCTGTTATATTACAACAAATGCGCATACTTTTAAAAAATCCACCAAAAAAAGCCAAAATCCATCAACTTTATAATTCAAAGAAGATCATGAAAGCTTCGTTGTTTATATCACGCCTCAAATTCATTAATGTATTTGTATCTAGTTTTGCGTAATTATCGGAATCCATTCGTGAGGGCATGAAATGATGAATTTGAGCAAATTTATGATGATATACTACGTTGTTTTGGAGTAATTAACCATTTTACATATCGATAAAAGAGTAATATGCCCGTAATACAAATTAGAATAATGCCATATGTTGCATCATCCTTGATTATGCCAAGTTCTAATTTTAATAATGGTTCAAATGCTATACCGCCGCTCATAAGTTAGTTTAAACAATAACCCGTCTTTTGAAAAACGTGAATATATCCATCTTGAATACCATGGTTCTAAGATAATTCATCACAGCTGATCTCATATCCCAGACTGTTTCATAGTATTCAGAATGAATAGTTTCCAATTTACACATTCCCCAACATCTCTCAATAGCACTCAGATACGGAGAAGCTGTAGGAAAGTAATCCAGTTTTATATCACCGTTACATTCTGCTAGATAATTTCGAACCTTTCGTGATGTATGCTGGGTTGCCTGATCCGCTATGATCATCACACGTCCGTATGCAGCTCGTACTGTTTTGAGGAATTTAACAAATGTCTTACTAGTAAACTTGTCATATGATCTAAACAATGATCTTCCGTCTGGACCTACAACACCAAACACAATAAATTTTTGATGTTTTCCATTATATGGAACAATCAACCGTTCTCCAACATTTGTCCAGTATTTTGCATAATGTATTCCATTCTCTGTAAATATGGCCTCATCTTGCACAAGTATCACGTATCTTTTATGGATTGCACGCCTAATCTTGCTTAAAATAGATCTATGCCATCTACGAACATCTTTGGATGATGCCTGCTTTTGCATGCACTTTTACTGGAACTTTTGCAGAGAGATTCCAACTGCGCATTATTTTGCGTACGTGCTGCAAGGAATATTTTACGCCAGTCATTTCAAAGATTTGTTTACGTAGAAATTTTGGTCTGATAAAACAGCCAACACTAGCCACTGTATTTCGAATTTGTTCTAGTATTCTACGCTCTACTTTTGGTGGCGTTCCAGATTTTGGCCTATCCCTGAGGCCGTCAAGTCCTTTTTTTTCATATCTTTGTGTCAGTTTGTATATCCATTGCACACTTTGTTATGCAACATCGGCGATGGTTCTATTTTTTACCACGACTAGATATACAGCATGCATTCTTCTGCATAAATCACTATTTTTTGAATGCCCCAAGGATGGCTTTATCATTTCTTTCCATGTTTGTATGGTTAAAAACTCGGATCAATAAAAGTTTCTATGAAATTAAACTGACTTCGGATCATCGGTATACCTTGAGTGCACGCAAGCTTGATACACAGAAAATTGAATTGGGCTTTTTTGTCTTGTGTCATAATCTTCACGTATTGGCAACGAACTAACTCTGATGCAACAGATGTTGGATTCGTCTCTCTAGCCTTGGCTATACTCAAAAATCTAGATTTGTGCATTTTGATGGTTTGAGTGATTTTGACATCGTTAATTTGGATGGGATTGCAGGTAAATGTGTTGGAATTATTGATGAATTCTCGTATTCATGGACAGAGCCGTGCAAACCATAATAATTAAATTTAATACACCATACAACGATCATAACACAAAAGTAACGCCAGAGGATCTAAAATACATTAAAGATCATATAAAGCTAATAAAAAAATGTTATATGGAATGTAAGAAAATAGTAAACATTCAACATCTTTCTTTAGTTACTAAAGTTAAACATTCAAAATATAGCATTGTATGGACTTTTCATAAAGATGTTAAAAATACTATTTACATTGAAGATTTAAAAGAACACTGAAACGTATTTTTATATAATCTACATGAATTTGTATGAGGTCAGCTATTTTGTATTTTTGTGCATAAATGCATAACTTTCTTTATAATTATAGGCAGGGACGTGACCTCATACNNNNAAATTATGGTATTGATTAAATGTAAGTGCTATACATAATATTCGATGGCATACGATATGTGGATATTGGGCGGAGTAATCTCTGCAATTGTAGGATACCTGCTATATCGCCGAGTAACAAATGAAAGATAATCTAACGTTTCTTTACACGTGATTTTGAAGCAACACGTTTTTTCACAATCATAGGTTTACGTCTAGTGCTAGTGATCGTAGAACGCTTTGGAGTTTTTTTCTTTATTGATTTACCATCTATCTTTTTACGTCTAGTACGAGTGACAATAGGATGCTTTTTCTTTACTGGTTTTTTACGTATAGTTTTTTTTGCAACTGGACGTTTTTTTCCATTTTCCGCTAGACGTTTTGAGATCTTTTTGATCTTTGATTTTGCATTTTCTACTTGTCTAGTTTTTGATGCAACACTTTGTTTGAGTATGTCTGCTTTTTTACTACTAGTTTTTATCGTTTTTTTCAGTTTTGGCTTTTTACTAGTATTTTTACGAACAAATGAGGACAATTTTGATTTTGATGATGCATATTCTTCTATAACCTTTGTGAGTTTTACAATCATCTCTGTTCTATGCTTTATTTCACCTTTAATCTCATCTATATTATCAATTATGCTTTTGAGCTTGAATTGAGCCTTTTTTTTATCCCATCTCTCTTTAACAAATTTTATCTCTTGCTCTATACGCATTTTCTCATTGTTCTCAAAGGTTAACCTCTTTTCAGCTGCGGTAATCAACCTCTTTACACTCTCGCGCTGTTCTACAACGTGCACCATTTCATTGGAAATTTCACCTATCTGTTCTCTAGTTCTTGCAACGCTGCGTTCTATTGATGCAAGACTATATGAGGATCGACGATAACTAGATATGGATCTTTTTAGATCTCTTTCTGCCTTTAGTTTTGCACGATAGATCTCTTTTTTACGCTCTTCGATCTTTTTGGCAAGCCTAACAAGTGAACCCATGTTTATTTATACGTGGTACTGTGATTAATCTAAATCCATATCCATGTTTTGACCTAAAAGTTAATAAATTTAACACAAAAAATGTTAAACCCCTCCAATCTATACTCGTATAAGAATGGAGTTTCACCCTTCGCAGATACCTGCGATCAAAACATTTGAGATCAACGATGAAAAATCTGCAGTAACTGCATCTGATCAGATAGTAGAGCAGGGATTTGAGGGTATCAAAGGAGGATATCTGATTTTGATGCCAAAAGAGAAACGAACTGCAAAACGTATAGGATATACTATAACAACATCTGTAAACTATGGCCTACGACGTAACGGTGATGAAAGATCCATCAGATACTGGACATACCATCACGATGATAAACACTATGCAATAATGATGGTCAGTGCAAAGGTTTTAGAAAGTCTTGGACTTTGATGCATCGATATGCGTCATTTTTGATACGACACCTGCAAACAATACCCCCAACAACACTCCGCCGATTACATCTGATGGATAATGTTGTAAAACATAGACACGACTAATCGACATCATGACTGGATATAATAATAATATGGGTGCAACTCTTGGAAATTTTGTTGCAAGAGCTATTGCCAAAACAGTACCTAGTGCTGCAGCTCTAGATGCATGCCCAGAAGGATATGATGCATCAAAGCTGCCAGCACAAAAGAGTGAAAACGTATCTTGACTAATGTCTATGGGAAATGCAGAAGATGTTTCAGGCTCTGGCCTCTCTCTGTCAACACCACACTTTACATATCCTGTAACTAGAGTAGTGAGAACCAACAGTATGAGCAAGGTGATTCCTATTTTACGTGTAGGACGTATTATGATTAACACTATGGCAAAACCAAGCATGTAAAATACATCACCAATCTCAGTCAATGATCTCATAAACAGATCCAATGGTCCCTCGCGCGTTGCATCACCAAAAAATTCTGATATTGGAAAGTCAAACCATTCTGTTCCACCATATATGACTAAAAGAGACCATAAAAC
This genomic interval from Cenarchaeum symbiont of Oopsacas minuta contains the following:
- a CDS encoding phosphate ABC transporter ATPase, producing the protein MNGVWAYYNKNHPILCNVNMSIERGSNYAIVGKSGSGKSTLLRVINGMMLAAKGAVSVDYIHPNLRDKKFRTKMTKIGYIPQNLGLVRNTSVLDNVLIGTLPRISIARSLLRIFPEKEIEYAKHVLEIVGLDGKEERHTHMLSGGERRRVAIARALAQKPILLLADEIVSELDMATAYGIMDIISEAQKKFQLTAIMVHHDINLALKYADRVAVINEGKKVLEIGVDGDNIVDFQTGDLTQKQILEMYND
- a CDS encoding phosphonate ABC transporter inner membrane subunit (phnE), whose product is MSPKGNLVTCITIAIVVVAMSANIGANPLDFIDGAPNLMIIAKEMTNIDPKLLDTAFWAMLETLQMAFVGTIAGVVMGLPLSLLSSRNISSRWVYIPIRSLLAAIRTFPSILWAILFVIVVGTGTFAGVLAITLYTIGFVTKLQYETIESIDADPMEAVSSIGVSKWQLVRYVVIPESATHILGHALYMFDYNVRQTSILGLVGAGGIGFYIITYIKYFDYGSAMIFMAVVLVTVLSIDWISVRVRDAYVVKPQKGTSAK
- a CDS encoding phosphatase PAP2 family protein, producing MYSLAFDIRSRSTVILASAFVLWSLLVIYGGTEWFDFPISEFFGDATREGPLDLFMRSLTEIGDVFYMLGFAIVLIIIRPTRKIGITLLILLVLTTLVTGYVKCGVDRERPEPETSSAFPIDISQDTFSLFCAGSFDASYPSGHASRAAALGTVLAIALATKFPRVAPILLLYPVMMSISRVYVLQHYPSDVIGGVLLGVLFAGVVSKMTHIDASKSKTF
- a CDS encoding Phosphonate ABC transporter, periplasmic phosphonate-binding protein, whose product is MKTAFICILAGLFISMMPIFVADAQEQTIPEWIKESMEYWVQGDTTDREFLDAITYLLDMGIIMVEPQPEIDELTIGFIPIEKAQSVSAQASAFESYLETKMAGVDIMITIPTDYETIIEGMRFGHIDAAFMDTGPAWIAHERTGAEVILAEVINGKINYQATVWALADDDSIQEISDLVGKRVAFTSITGSSGFIRPMGTLVTEGYVEIKGNDIISLEKTLDESFESHTFAGGYKGALTLLLNKNVDVAFGSDIAPQKYLKPQEQSKLRAVTTLGPVPSHVFVTSPNLPDSTIKSLTDALVDLNGMENNHILQDLYGAEALLPTTTEMHIGEFGTFINVLTGLDQLILDKYNKSK
- a CDS encoding Transposase, with the protein product MQKQASSKDVRRWHRSILSKIRRAIHKRYVILVQDEAIFTENGIHYAKYWTNVGERLIVPYNGKHQKFIVFGVVGPDGRSLFRSYDKFTSKTFVKFLKTVRAAYGRVMIIADQATQHTSRKVRNYLAECNGDIKLDYFPTASPYLSAIERCWGMCKLETIHSEYYETVWDMRSAVMNYLRTMVFKMDIFTFFKRRVIV